TCCAAAATGTGTGAGAATTTGTGTATTAATTTTGGAGAATATatcaatgaatttgaagGTCATGAATATTATACTTTTCCTACCCCAGAGGCATTGTCCCAACCCGATGTGGAACCAAAACTACGTGATTTGGGATTTGGATATCGTGCCAAGtatatttatcaaacaGCATGTAAATTCACTGACAATAACAAGTATCCTGATATTACTATTGAAAACTTGAATCTGTTAAGGGAAGCCAAGTATACAACGGCCCATGAGTTTTTACTACAGTTAACTGGTGTTGGACCTAAAGTTGCTGATTGCATTTGTCTTATGTCTTTGGATAAACATGATGTTGTCCCAATAGATACTCATGTGTATCAAATTGCTGTACGTGATTACAAGTTCAAGGGAAATAAATCTATGAAAACTTTAAGCAAAGAAACCTATGCTGCCATTAGATTATTCTTCAAAGATATTTTTGGCGATTATGCTGGTTGGGCTCAGTCTGTTTTGTTTGCTGCAGATTTGGCAGATTTGAATAATGGAACAAATATAACTAATAGCACAATTTCAGATCAAATAGAGCCATCCCGGAAAAGAATAAAGGTAGAAAGACAAATCAAAGTCGAGAGTTAGAGTTTGTGTCAGGGGGGGATGATAAATTCGTCATCATGTTGGTATTGTTAAAACCAGTAGTAATAAACTCTTTTTTActtcttgtttattataaattatacaGAATGAAGTAGGGAAATGTAAATGACTTGTTAGATTTATGAAAATGTATTAACAAACCAATAGGAGATGTGACAATGCATTATTCTTTGTTTGGCTAAACTCTTTAATCGAATAAACCGAAACCCATGTCGTCATCAGATTCTTCGGcagcttcttcttcagcaGCTTCTTCAGCAGCAGCTTCACCACCAGCAGCAGCACCGGCAGTAGATCCGGCAGCAGCACCAGAAGCTggagcagcagcagcaaaagagaataataattccTTCAAGTCTTTACCTTCAACGGCTTTAGCGAAAACATCAGCCCAAACTTGGTCAACATTGGCACCAGCAGCCTTGGTGATGgctaataatttttcagaAGTGATTTCTTGTTCAGCATCTGCTAAGATCAAAGCAGCGTATGATACGGAGGCTTCAGTAGACATTGTTATTCTTAATATGGTAGTATATATTATATCCTCTCAactaaatttttcacttcCTCCCGctatagtttttttttttctcgtTTGTTTGGTCAAGTGAAAGCTTGAtagttggttggttggtgcACGCATATTAGGGCTGTGGGGCCCTATGTTTCTGCACGTGATTAAAAATCCACACATTGCACATTACTGTCGGTGCTGTTGGTGTTGCTAATGGactttatttatttacatTTAAACTATTTACTTATACGTAACCCacaataaaacaaagagAGAGAcatagatatatatatatgtatatacaAGACTAGGGAAACGATGGCTTGATCATTTCGTAGTTAAAGCTTGACATAAGCTTTAgatgattttatttaaaaaactTGTTAACCGAACTCAACCAAGTTCTGTATTCGGTTTCCTCTTTGACATCACTGTAGCCTATGATAAAATCGGCCAATTGCTCATCAATACCTTTAGCAACTAAatagttttcaaattcaacttGTAAAGATTCATCTAATAATCCGAATTTTGGTCCTTggtaattgaatttatcaGCAAATTCAccttcattatcaattttagaaatgaattttttgaCATCAGCTTGAGTGTTAACATAATCAACTAAAAATGCTGATTCAGAAGCTTGTAACATTAAACTGAAAAACAATCCTTCATTTTTAGTTGGATTTTCAATCAAGACT
This sequence is a window from Candida dubliniensis CD36 chromosome 7, complete sequence. Protein-coding genes within it:
- a CDS encoding 60S acidic ribosomal protein P1 (Similar to S. cerevisiae RPP1) — encoded protein: MSTEASVSYAALILADAEQEITSEKLLAITKAAGANVDQVWADVFAKAVEGKDLKELLFSFAAAAPASGAAAGSTAGAAAGGEAAAEEAAEEEAAEESDDDMGFGLFD
- a CDS encoding mitochondrial N-glycosylase/DNA lyase [includes: 8-oxoguanine DNA glycosylase; DNA-(apurinic or apyrimidinic site) lyase], putative (Similar to S. cerevisiae OGG1;~In S. cerevisiae: repairs oxidative damage to mitochondrial DNA) → MTVDTIWKSLPITEVEVNLQKVLRCGQTFRWKNINNVWSFTIKDRIVLLKQDSTHIYYSHVMKKDTNGNHKQTLDFVNDYFVLDTKLTDLYAHWKLQHEPFRSKKVSPFDSFAGIRILRQGPWECLISFICSSNNNVKRISKMCENLCINFGEYINEFEGHEYYTFPTPEALSQPDVEPKLRDLGFGYRAKYIYQTACKFTDNNKYPDITIENLNSLREAKYTTAHEFLLQLTGVGPKVADCICLMSLDKHDVVPIDTHVYQIAVRDYKFKGNKSMKTLSKETYAAIRLFFKDIFGDYAGWAQSVLFAADLADLNNGTNITNSTISDQIEPSRKRIKVERQIKVES